The Solibacillus sp. FSL R7-0668 genome includes the window ACATTACCGAGATACTCGATTGAAAGATGCCAACGTAAAAGAGGCATCTTTTTTTGTAAGAAAGATTTGCCATTATTTTTTACAATCTAGGTAAGCAAAATTTATATGAATCCATTAAAATGAAATAAATATGCGTAAGTGCTTGACGCCACTTGAATTTTCGTAATAAAATAGTGCGTCATTAGTAAATGGAAGGAGGGGACAAGCATGATAGAGGAAAAAGACAATGAGATTCACTACGATGAGTCATTATTGCGAATGCTACTGGAAGAAGAAAATATCGAAGCATTCCGTGAGCATTTTTTAGAGTTACACCCATATGATCAGGCACAGTTTTATGAAGAGGTGGGCCCTGACATACGGCAAGTAATCTATCGTTTCTTGTCTCCTCAAGAAATGGCGATGATTTTCCAAGCCATTGAACTTGATGATGATGAATATGAAAATTATTTAAATGAAATGGATACATCATACGGAGCAGCGATGCTTGGTTTCATGTATTCCGATGATGCCGTCGATATTTTAAATGAATTAGATACAGAGCAGCGTGAAAATTATTTAGAAATGATGGATGAAGAAACCGTCGAAGGGATTAATGAGCTTTTAGCGTATGAGGAATATACTGCTGGGGCTATTATGACAAAGGAATACGTATCCGTGCTAGAAAGCGCAACGGTACGTGAGGCAATGCGTGTATTGCGACAAGAAGCACAGACAGCCGAAACGATTTATTATATTTTCGTTGTTAATGACGCCCATCAATTGCTCGGTGTGCTATCGCTGCGTGAACTAATTGTGGCTGATGGTGACCTACTGATTCATGATATTATGAGTGATCGTATCGTTTCGGTAAAAGTAACGGATGACCAAGAAGATGTTGCAACCTTAATGAAGGATTACGACTTTTTAGCGATACCTGTTATTAATGAGGAGCGAGAATTACTCGGGATTATCACAGTCGATGATATCATTGATGTTATTGATGAAGAGGCGGAGGATGACTACTCCAAATTAGCAGGGATTGCTGATATGGATAACAATGACGCAGGACCGATTAAAGCAGCG containing:
- the mgtE gene encoding magnesium transporter, whose amino-acid sequence is MIEEKDNEIHYDESLLRMLLEEENIEAFREHFLELHPYDQAQFYEEVGPDIRQVIYRFLSPQEMAMIFQAIELDDDEYENYLNEMDTSYGAAMLGFMYSDDAVDILNELDTEQRENYLEMMDEETVEGINELLAYEEYTAGAIMTKEYVSVLESATVREAMRVLRQEAQTAETIYYIFVVNDAHQLLGVLSLRELIVADGDLLIHDIMSDRIVSVKVTDDQEDVATLMKDYDFLAIPVINEERELLGIITVDDIIDVIDEEAEDDYSKLAGIADMDNNDAGPIKAAGKRLPWLIILLFLGMLTSGLMGIFEATLDKVALLATFIPLISGTSGNSGTQALAVAIRGIATGDIGGKGKFRLVLRELSTGLIMGLVSGALVVGIIFIWKGTFVIGLLVGAAICCSIIVATLAGSFIPILMHKLGVDPAVASGPFITTLNDVTSIVIYLGLASTFISQIM